Part of the Opitutales bacterium genome, TCTCAAGGCGGCCTCAAACTGCCACACCTGGGCTTTTTGCCGTGCTATCGAGGCGGCGAGGGCGTCAATTTCTGCACGGACTGCGCGCCGGATCTCGTCGCACTGTTCGAGCTGCTTAGAGAGCGGCGCGGAGGGCTTTATGTCCGATAGTGTGCTCATGAGCATGCTAGCTCCTTTTTCCGCTCAAGCTCACGAACACCCCACGCAGGCAAATCAATAGGCTGAATGAGCCGTTGCGAGAACCCGTGCCAAAGTCCGTTTTTGTGAGCACTCTCTAGTGAATCGAGTAGGCGTGAAAGCTCATCGACATATAGGGCGGATTGCTCTGGCGTTCCCATAAATGGAGCCACGTCATGCGGCGGCGTGCTTTCTATCGCCCCCCAGACAAATGCCCCCACGCGCTTATTTGTTAAGGCTGGAATGGTCTCGCTGTAGAGAGCGTCTTGGAGCCAGTAGTCGAGCTTGCTGTAGCTGCGCTGAAAGCTAGCTATGTCTTCTGGGTGAAGGCTCGCGCATGTCTTGAGGTCGAGCACTGCTGATTCTCCAGGGTAAAAGCGCGGCGCTTGAGACCAGTGAGAGCAAGCGTGCTTCAGGCACTCAGCCAGCTCCTCGCTCATAGTCGGCACAAAGCCATCGGCACGCACCTGCAAGTAGGTCCATCCAAGATTGATGCGAAAGGTTACCTCCGGGACTGACTCCAAGAGCATAAGGCTGATAACCCTATTATTGAGACAGCGATGATATAGCAGCCGCGCACGGGCCTCCTGGTCCGAATTAATAAGCTCATATCCCCCTGCCTCTGCCTCAACCAGTAACGGCTCCCAGTAGTCCAGCTTTTCACGCAGGTCTTTGCTTATCTTTTGGTAGTCTGCCTCTCGGCGCGCCGGGCGCTCGGGCGCGCCGGCTGGCACTACATGATAGCGAGCCTTAAAAGCTTCTTCGCCCTCAAGTATCATGCAGTGAGCTGCGCTGCCGAAAGTCAGCGCAAAGCTCTCGCGCTTCTCTTGAGGCAAGGAGTGCTCAATGTGCCGAGCATGATACTCAAGGCGACGTTTGCGAAAAGTCTTGAGCTTGCTCGAAGACAGACAATTTGGTCTCGCATGGTAGACCTCATCGGGCTCGCCTAGGATAATACCGCAAGGGGGCTCCTGGTCGAGGCCATGCTTTACAGGGTCAAAGCGCTTCACTGGGCGGACTCCTGTTTAGTGGATGCTGCGCGTCGCGCTATCGTAGTGCCGCTGCCCTTTTCGCTAGGCTCTTCTCGCGTCAAGCCATCGAGGAATTCGTCCTCGGTTTCGCCAATTTCGATGAAATCTCCACCGTCAGGCATGTCCTCGACCTCCTGAGAGGTTCGCAACCCCTTGAGGACATCCCCAAACTGATCACGCAGCAAAAAGCCGCGCGCTCGAAACTTAAGCATGCGGCGGGGGTGCTGACTCCATGGCCCCGACTTACCCCACAGCCCAGCCTTCTTCGCGTCGGAGACTGTAAACGTCTCTGAGGCTGCCGAAAATCCTTGGCGCTTGACTGTAACCTTTACACCCTTGTCCTCTCCTTCGCCAACCGTTTCCTCATTATAGAGCTCCAGGAGCCCTGACTGCCTTACTAGGGCGAGGGCCGAATCCCCATATATGGTCGGCAACCCATTGATGACAGCAATGTTTTGCAGCGCCTGCATGGGCTGTAGTCCGATCTCTAAGCCGCACTGGATGGCAATGGCTACCTTTTCGGGCGTGTCGATGCCTTTTGGGGTGAGTTTACTTTTTACGATAGTCTGTGAGACTTGCATCAGTTCGTCGAGGCAACTTATGTTCATCGCTGAGCGACTTTGGAGCCGCGACTGCGGCCCTTGGGCTAATTGTATTTCTGTTTCACTCATGTCTTTTCATTTGGTTTTGGTTTGGAAAGTGGCTGGGCGCGGCGGTGTTAGGATCGGGCCGCCGCGCCCAGTAGGTGGTGTCTGCTCTGCTGTCTCAGGTTTGCTTTCTTCGCAAATTTGGTAGGCCGCGCTTGGCCTTGAGGACCGACTCGCCGGTGAACACCTGCTCGCCACGCGCACCGCGCCGAAGGAATACGAGGCCCCTTCGCTGCCAACAGTTGCGCAACGTATGCACCGAAAGGCCCAGCTCGGTAGCGGCTTCGCTCATAGTGTATTCGGGCTCAGGTGGCTCTGTGCCAAACACCCGCTTGAGGGCATGCCGCGTGCAGTGTTCTGCAAAGTCCCGAAGTTGCCTGGGGCTCAAAGTCACCTGCTGACCACTGCGCTGCACATCGTGCAGGCTGGTAGCTGTAGGGATTTCATGCATACTGCCCTGCCCCCTCTTTTGATCTCGCGATTTGCTGGATCTGTTCAGGACCGATTTCCAATTGGAGTTTGATCGGGTTCATTCCGAGACCTCCACTCTCATCTTTCCGCCATCACGTTCGATCACGTAGTCGGCTAGTTGTTGTCGTCCTTTCATAGTATTAAAGCGTTCACGCTGTAGGACCCTTCCTCATTGCAGATATTACAGACAGACCACTGAAAATAAGCATGCCATGGGGGCCGCGGCGTCTCACCTCAAGTCCCCTACGCTTCCAATCTGTGCGCAAAGTGCTGATGCTAATTTTCAGTAGCTTGGCAGCATCTTCCATCGAGTATTCTTGGACTTCGGATGCTTCGCCGTAGGTTCGCTTTTCGCGTAGATCTAAGAGAACATTTGCGAACTCTTCTAACTCCCCGACCGTTGTGAGAATAGGCATGCCCTTCACAGAGTTCTTCTGCATACCCTGATGATCTAGGAGCTTCACGCAGCCTCCTTTGCTCTTACATTCACCACGCGCACACCGCCACGAGTCCGGGAGCGAAAATTTATATCATCCTCGACCTGCAGTGCCGCTACACTCGCCAGGGTCAGTAGGAAAACGCTGAGTATTCCTTTGATAGCAGCGAGACGCTCAAAAGCCCGAGTAGAATCCCCAGAGGAAAGATCCTCCTCTATCAGCATCGTCTGCTCATAGATCGCGCGGTCTCGCTGCTCGCGGGCTTCTTTCGATTCTTTGAAGATATCACGCAGGATGCCAGTCCACAAGAGTTGCCCTTCTTGGCGGAGCTTGGTCAAGCGTGCCTCAAAGCGGTCAAGTATCCGCGGGGCCTCTTCGTCGAGGTTCAATATCTTTTGAGAGTGGGAGTTCATGGTCGAAGCTTTAAAATTGCCCCTCCCGCAGCGGGTGCTACGGTCAGGGCTGTTATGAAGAAAGTTGAATTATCTAAGAATCAGAATGGATGTTGGGAACTGCCTGAGTGCGCACAGCTACAAGGCATCGGTCCGAGTTTAATCGATGGCGATTTGCCCTCATCCACCGTATCAATCCAGTATACGAACCATAGTAATGAATGGATGGAGCTTCAGATGCCTCTTGGGGACTTCCTTTATCTGCACAACATGTCGCGTCAGTTTGTGAGAGATGAGAAGCTTCAGCACCTTTTGAGTGATCCGAAGAATAATTAGAACGGGTGTTCATGCGGCTACCCCCTTCCGCATTGTCACCTTGAGTAGAGTTGCGACGTCGATCCCTGCCTCAGAGGCCTCGCGGACGAGCTTGTAGATGTTTTCCTCCTCAGGTGTCTTTGGTATGTGACCACCGCGCCGAAGGTAATCATGCAGGCAGTCACTGAGTAATTTAGATACATTCCCACCGTGCTCTGCTTTCGCTACCTCCTTAACAACCGATTCGACATCCTCTGTAACTCGAAAAGCTAATGTTTGCGTGTTTAACATGTGGAACAGAAAGGACGCAAAAAGTGCGCTTTGCAAGTATTTTGTTTAACACGTTTAACAAGTTTAACGCAACCTCTTGATTATTAACTCGTTATTTTGTTAGACATCGCAAACAAACAGGCATGGCTAGCAAAAAGAAAGGACTAGAAGTCACCTTGGCCTGCAGGGTTGACGATGAATTTGCGCAAAAAGTGGAGGCAGCCCGAGGTAAACAACCGAAGTCCGAGTTCTTTCGTGAAGCAATTCAGGCTAAAATATCGGGTCAACCTACAGAGTTGCCAGCACCTGAATCAGACAAGCCGCTGACTGCACTGATCCATGAGTTCCTAGATGCGATTTATCGCAGAAAGTGGAACGAAACAGCGGAAGGCTCTTTAAACGAAACCGAAGCCTTGGTTAATATGCTCAGATCATATGTCGACAACGGGCCTGAAATAGACGCCAGCGACTTGCTCGACGAAGCTCAAGAGATCGTCGACGAACAAAAACGCGAGGTTGCTAGACGGAAACTCGAAGAAGGTATGCGACGAGAATCGGCTCGATCGCGAAAAAAAGCTGGTTAACGGGCAGTCTCAGCGGTAATCGAATGGGATTCCGCCCAATTCAAAATCTAAGAGTTATGGAATTCCTCATTGGCGTTATCCTGGTAATTGGCTTCATTATAAGCTTTGTCTCTAAAATCACTCCAAAAAAGATTATACGTGAAGTCGTAAATGAGGCATCCGGTAATTCGACCTCACCTGGACAAACAAAGGCGCAAGGAGAGGGTTCTAACGAATGGTTAAAAGAGCGCTGGAATCTCGCCAACGAATCTAAAGCAAAAAGAGACTTTGATTTGTTTCCTAAATGGTATTTCGATCCTGCTAGCGAAAACCAATTGAAATACCTTGAGGACCTAGGGGTTAACCATGACGCTAAGTCTTTAACAAAAGGGCAGGCTTCAGATCTAATAGGTCTGCAACACGAAGCAGACGATCAAGATATCGAGGTCCTTAAGTTTTTTAAGGTATCGACGGGCCGAATGAATCAAACCCGCGCTAGACATGAAGCTATGCGTCTTCTGAGCGAGCCACAAAACGCTGCTAAATGGGAAGCGCGTCCGCCATCTGCGGAACAAAAGGAATTCTTCAAATTCTTCGGCCTAAAAGCCCCAAAAGGCCTAACGCTTAACGAGGCTGAAAAAATTATACGCGACCACAAGAGAGAGTTGTCAGATAAGGGAGCTCCAAAGCTCGATGAATGGGAGCATTACGAGGACATCCTGGATCAAATAGCCGATAACGATACTCGTGATGACTACGACATACGCAAGCCCAGCGCAGCCCTGATCAGGCAGGCACTTAAAGAATTAAACGAAGATGGAATGTCTTACGAAGATGTGGTGGATGACCTAGATGTCCTAATTGAAAAGTTGATTACACTAAAGCCCGACTTGCAAAAGGGCTAAAGCGATTGGGTAAACACTGATTAAATGAGCAATAAAACCAACGCCATAGGTCTCTCGGCAGCACAGACGAAAAGGCTGGTTAATCTGAAAAATCCATGATGTTCTCGAAGCATCAAAATCACTAAGAAATGAACACGTTACGTATTATATCGATTGCCTTTCTTTTATCAGTTCTAGCGGGTTGTGCCCCAGGGGGATACAACGCCAGTACTAACTGGAAAGAGGCATCGATCATCAATACTCTGGAATACCCAGTAGCCGTTAAAGTGGCTCAGATTGACGCCCAAACCTACGAGGTAGAAGCTGGAGAGGCACGTTTTATTGCTGCAACTGGGGTCAACCAGCCTCTTGAACAATTGGAGCGCTATGAGGCCGCCGCGAGAATTGAGCTAAAGAACCGACTCGGCCCGAACATCGTTATCACGCGGATATCCTATCAGCAGCCAGACGGCTGGGCTAAAGCTTTCTTCCGGTTTAGGGTAGAATTTCCCGATCAATAAACGCACAGCGAAGAACTTTTTTCAGGTTATTTTCATAGCGTCCGACGTAAAGGAGACTATGAGTCTTTTAATGGAGCCAAAAAAATGTATCGTCGGACGCGATCGAGGCAAAGCTAAAGAGGGCAATCAATCTGAGGTTTACGCGGAAATCATTTTTGAATTGGCTGAAGGCGCAATGGCAGACAGCCCGAAAATAACCGTCCGAATCACTGACCCGGCTTTGTGGGAGCGAATCCAAGAACATACCACGGCAAAAGGTTTGGACTACAGCGAGTTCCTTCGCGGATGCGTGGAGCTATACTTTAGCCAGGACATATCAAAACTTAGGCCCCTCGACGATTCTGTCCTCGTAGACCTCGCTCAGATGTTCTGCGGCCCTGTCGATGCTCAGGAGATGGCTGAGCTTACCAAAGGCGAAGATCAGCCCAAATTACTTAGGGACATGATCCGCGATCAGATGCTTGAACTTAAGGGTGACCCAGAGATCGACGCCTTGCTCGATGAGGCTGAGAGACAGATGAATGACTAGCGGTCTTCTGGGTAATCCTTCTCCAAGTGCTCGCAGAGAATACGGATGATGCGCTCATACTCCGCTTTAGTGCGATTTTGCTGAAGCACCTTGCGAGCGACGCCGATGAGCAACAGGCGACGTGGTAAGGTAATCTCATCTTTTTTCTGAGACATGGCCGGGAGGACTTTGAGAGCTGATACAACGATACAGGAACGGGGCAGGCGTAGATATATACCGCCTATATTTTATAATTTTCGATTTAAACACATGTTTTTCAACGATTTAGGAAATTTCCTAAACAATAGCCTATTTGTGGCGAATTAGACTCAACAAACCTTCCTTTTTTTGGAAATTTCCAATTTCCAATCCTCTGCCATATGGAGCAATCCACCAAACTTTTTCTGGAAATCGTAGATTCCTACGGCATCACCGATCGGGCATTCCTAGAATTGATCGGGCACAAACCAGACGCACTTATCACGGAGCTTTCCACCGAAAAGCGAAAAAAGCTCCCTCCTGAAATTGTGTTCGGCCTCATCGGGAACATCCCGCGCGAAGAGTGGTGGCCGGTCTTCAACGCCTACTCAGAAGAGCAGGGCGGCCCCGCCGGCGACGATTTACGTGTGATTACATCGCATCAAAATGACCCAGCTATAAACGAACAGCACGCGGCGCTGAGAGAGCTTGGGTTGCGCATAAGAGATCTTTACGGATGGCTAAAAGGCTTAGACCACCGTGAAGCTTAAGTTTTCCTAACGCGGACCTGCGAGTTTTGCGAACACGCGCCATACTTTTTATGCTAAGATAGAGTTATGGCATCAGCTAAATACACACTAGACACCCAGCTAGGAGGCTTGGGAATAATTGAAATCGAGCATCTAGGCTCATATAAACGCGCGCGTTTCTTGGAAAGATGGATGCATGAACGGATAGACGAAACAATCGTCAAGTCGACAATGCTTAGCATCATAGAGATTTGGCATAAATTCGAGCCGTCGAAATCCGACCGGGCTATTTGTGCGGAACTTGCAGAAGAGTCAGTGGAGGATTCGGACTTTACGATAAGTCTCGAAAAATCATAGCCCGGACATCCGGTCTTCACCACATCCGTGGAGCTGCCTTAGCTTCAAGCTCTGCTTCGATTCAGACAGGTACATCAGGACGCGGTATTCTAGCTCAAGAACGCTTAGACCTAGGCAGAATAGCCACGTAAGCTTCAGCCTCCTCGATACTTTTATCGTCAGCCCTATAATGTTTGAGGAAAATGCTCTCAGTGCGATCCGACATCATCTGTGCGACCCGCTTGTTGTCTCCGAGCAAGGTAGACATGTAAGTGCCGAAGCTCTTACGCGGAGAGTTATGCGGGATTTTCATTTTCGCGCGTTCTTCGAACTTATGCCGGCGGTAGTAAAACTGCCGTCTGGTCATGGCCCAGTCCTTTGGATCAATCATCTTCAGCCATGGCCAAAGGTTTTCGGGCAGTCCCTCGGCGAGATGGTCGGTCGCTTGTTTCATTTGCCTAGCCGTGAAGATCAGCCGTTTAGAATCGAAGCGAATTTCCGAGCCATTCATTGTATCTTCGAGCTCTTCGCCATCGTCGAGGTAGGCCATTGACGCGCGAATACCTCCCCAAAAACACAGAGCCATAAGGCCGCAGAAAGAAGGATCCTCTTTTTTCGTTCTTTTCGAAGAGTTTTTTGATGTCGGCCACATCCATCGTGACCGGTATCAATTTCTCACCCTTCGGCAGAACCAGATTGTTTGCTGGGTTTTTGTGCAAGACCTCTAGTTTGTTGATGGCGTGATTGAAGATTTGCTGAGCCCACTTCACATGATTTCGAACAGTAGTTGCCCCCATAAGCTCTCCAGTGCGAGGCACGATAAACTCACACAGATAGTCAGCAAACCCTTGGCAATCGGTTCGCGTTATAGATGAAGCCTTGGTTGATGGCCCAACAAAATCGACAAACCGACGAGCTTGGGTCTTCGCATGTGTCAGCCCCTTGTTCCCAGTCTTCTCAAGGTATTCGATGAATGAATCATAGATTTCCTGAACCGTAACGGTTGAGGCCTTCCCGATTGCCTCAACGTAATCGCGCGCGAAATCCTCAAGCTTATCTGACCCCAAGATCTCTGCAGCCCGTACTGCCGAGCGGTAAAGGTCTTCATCGAAGCTCACTAGGAGCGGAAGGAATAGGCTGAATTTTTTCTTGTACAGCCTCAAATATTCAGCTTTTTCACCCTTGGTCTTAAAAGTCGGCCTTAATCTTTGAGATTTTCCCCCAGGTTTGGGATGTCGAAAGTCCCACCCAAAAGGCTTGCTTTGGTTCTTACCGTCGTAATCCCTGAAGCTAGGAAAATTACGAACGTATATCTCTGGAATCTCAAATTTGTCCATATTCTGTCCAATTGCTTGTCCAATTTACGTCCACTAAATTCAAAATACGCCACAAAACAAGACTAAACCTGTCCCCGCCTAGCTACTGCCAGAAACACCCACAAGCCCACTAATAGAGCCGAAACGGGCACAAAAAAAGGGATCTGTGAAGATCCCCAAAAACAAGGTGGCGGAGGAAGAGGGATTCAGCACTTAAATTCATAAGGCATTGACAATTAACAAACTGTGATCCTAGAGAAATAATCTCTGTCCACAAATTGACCTCTTTTTGAAAACTAAACCTGTTACTCTATAGCAACCCATTCGTCTGCGCGATTATCGAAGAACCAGGTGAAGCCATACTCTTCGCCCCAATACATGAAGGTGTAGTAACGAAATGGAACCATGCCGCTTAGGGACACCGTGACTGAGCTGCCGATCGTATTTATGTTCTGAAAGACGAAAACATCAGTCCTCGTGAAATTCAAAAGCAATGTATCTGAGTAACTCGTGGCTTGTGTGACTATCGCCTTTAAATTCCCATTGGTAGCCTCCGAACTCACGCGTCTCGCCCATCTGTGGGGGCCGGATATGAAGCAGGATGTTTAGTCTGTTGAGTATTTGAGCAGCCAACAAAAGTTAGCGTGATGATTGCAATTAATATCAGGTTTTTCATTTCATTCAATTTTGGATGTTTTCAATTCTCCAAGGGCCATGACCTTCGGTGTTCCAATTCTTCGGAGTGGTTTCGTCTACTTCTCGAATGATCATGTATAGATCGCCTGTGCCTGTTGCATCATTCGCATATCGCTTCCAAGGCGAAGGCTCACGAGATGTTGAATTCGGACGAGACGGCTCACTTGGATTATACTGCCAACAAATTTCGTATTGAGTCGTCGGATTCTGATTAAACGGATATGGATACCAAAAACCGTCAGTTGCTGATGGGGGATGGAATGAATTCCCTCCGTCTGGAGAAATGATCATCTGCTCATTGATGGTCGGTATCGGTAAATCGAATGAGTAATTGGGGCCGGCTCCAAACAATGAAACGAAGGTTGTTGCCCATCCAATCGTTAGAGGCTGGTCGGTCGGGTATGCTATATCGAATGTTGTAGGGAACTGGAACCCGCGTGATCGATTTCGGCCCATATTTATGATGGCGGACTCTACTCCAGAACGATTGACCGTAGAAACTCCCCAATAGGAGAAATCACCTGGAGGGAACGGAATATCAATTATGTTGGTGAGACTCGAACCATACAGCCCCCACACTGGATCTGGACCCGGAAGGTCGGGAGATAGAGGATACCTGTAAATATTGAACCTGATTATATCGCTTTGATCAGGAAACGCCCACGAAAGCCTAAAACCAAGTGGAGTTAATTCAAAGAGAGGCGCGGCTGGAACGCCTGAAGTGTTTGTTTTCGCCGAAATTGTATGTGTCACAATTCCTGTCCAAGCGGACCGGTTAATCCTAGTTCGTGACTGAAGTCTGACTTGATATTTCTCTCCGTCTTCTACGTCCCAGATATATGCTTCATTCACATTACCATCTACAAGTCCAGCACTGAGCCAGTTTGCTGCACCCGTTTTCCGGTATTGAATCTCAATGTGGCCTCCGCGGGTGACGTAAATATCCTGCGGGTCGGTCCAGGTGACATAAAGACGGCTTACTACGGTGCCGTCATTCTTCACATAGAGAAAAAGGTTTCCGCTGAATAGCTGAACATTGGTGGGCGCTGCGACGCTGCGAAAGTCTGGCAGATTCGTGTTCGGTGCGGGATCTACTTCCTGTTCTTCGCTTGTATTCCAGTCGAAATTTTCCTCAGCGGTTTCCTTGAGGACTAAAGAGATGCCTACACCTGAACCGCCCTTTTCACCTGGCAGAGGGACGCGACCCCATTGCTGAACACGGAACACCTTATTCTCAAAGCCAAAGCGTGTGGAATTTAGTCTCACATTCTTTCCCGGAAGCGCTTGATAAGTCTTTTCGTTCAACCTCCAAACACCCTTGTGTAGTAACTCTTGGCGAGATTCTAGTAGGATGATTTTACAGATCCGTTGCGCCATTGTGGGCGATTTGGTCAAGGGTAGCTCAATATCAATTATCGATTGTCGAGGGCGTTTTAGCTGCAGTGATCCGCTACCCCAAGTTGGGCTCGTTGCAGTCGCAATAAATACTAGGCCGACCGAGTTTTCATCAGCTCCGACTCCAGTAAAATCAGCATCGCCATCAAGACTGACTATCCGATAACCTGATCCAACTGCGAGCGAACCTGAAGAGATTGAAGACCCTTCGTCATCGCCATCCTGAGCCGCAAAGGTCTCACTCAGAAGGGGCGGCATGTCTTCGATATTGTAGTTGCTCTGTTCGCTTGAAATGCGGGCTTTTACGCCGTTAAAGGTGTCTTTGTATGGAATCGCTGTGACGAGCGTCGGGAACTGGATTAGATCATCATCTGAGAGCGTGATTGTAGGCTCGTTCCATACACCGGACTGCCATGAGTGGAGGCCTTGAGTGTAGTTGTGAGTGCCTGCCATGGCCTCAATGAGTTTCTCAATGATCGATCGAGGCCGCGCTTCCATTGTAAATACGCCGCTGCTCTCGTATCGTTTTTCAGTTCCGATGCCATCAAGGGGGATATCTTCGTTGCAAGCTAAGGTAGCGGCATCGATTTCGGACTGGTAGAGCTCATCGGTATCAAGACCGAGTCCGAGGTTTCTATCGTAATGATAGTCGAGGAGTTGGAGCGAAGGGTTCTTTGTAAAAGCAGATGTCTGATTGAATGGATCGTAACAGATCTTTCCGTCGAGAATCGCAGTGACATTTGGAATCCGGTTGAAAACCTCATCGTCCCATTCAAGCCGCAAATATAGCGCTGCAATTTCTCTTAGCCTGTCCGCTGAAGTCCAGAGCCCTGACAGATTGGAAATCATCGTAGAATTAGCGGCCTGGTCAGGGGAGCCTAGAAGCTTAACAAAGCTGACATGCCCTGAATATTTGCTTTGAACCGTTCCGCTTGAATT contains:
- a CDS encoding PD-(D/E)XK nuclease-like domain-containing protein, translating into MKRFDPVKHGLDQEPPCGIILGEPDEVYHARPNCLSSSKLKTFRKRRLEYHARHIEHSLPQEKRESFALTFGSAAHCMILEGEEAFKARYHVVPAGAPERPARREADYQKISKDLREKLDYWEPLLVEAEAGGYELINSDQEARARLLYHRCLNNRVISLMLLESVPEVTFRINLGWTYLQVRADGFVPTMSEELAECLKHACSHWSQAPRFYPGESAVLDLKTCASLHPEDIASFQRSYSKLDYWLQDALYSETIPALTNKRVGAFVWGAIESTPPHDVAPFMGTPEQSALYVDELSRLLDSLESAHKNGLWHGFSQRLIQPIDLPAWGVRELERKKELACS
- a CDS encoding MerR family transcriptional regulator, which codes for MHEIPTATSLHDVQRSGQQVTLSPRQLRDFAEHCTRHALKRVFGTEPPEPEYTMSEAATELGLSVHTLRNCWQRRGLVFLRRGARGEQVFTGESVLKAKRGLPNLRRKQT
- a CDS encoding phage integrase SAM-like domain-containing protein → MDKFEIPEIYVRNFPSFRDYDGKNQSKPFGWDFRHPKPGGKSQRLRPTFKTKGEKAEYLRLYKKKFSLFLPLLVSFDEDLYRSAVRAAEILGSDKLEDFARDYVEAIGKASTVTVQEIYDSFIEYLEKTGNKGLTHAKTQARRFVDFVGPSTKASSITRTDCQGFADYLCEFIVPRTGELMGATTVRNHVKWAQQIFNHAINKLEVLHKNPANNLVLPKGEKLIPVTMDVADIKKLFEKNEKRGSFFLRPYGSVFLGRYSRVNGLPRRWRRARRYNEWLGNSLRF